The Micromonospora sp. M71_S20 genome window below encodes:
- a CDS encoding class I SAM-dependent methyltransferase → MTGEHYFTAEPTTAASPREVEFSVAGRDYALASSAGVFSAARLDPGTAVLLRKAELPSAGTTGALLDLGCGFGPITCVLASSAPSATVWAVDVNERARELTAANAARVGAADRVRVAAPDDVPADLTLAEIWSNPPIHVGKDELHGILLRWLPRLAPNGVAWLVVARYLGGDSLQRWLVEQGWQVGRHASQKGYRVLRVTR, encoded by the coding sequence GTGACCGGCGAACACTACTTCACCGCTGAACCCACGACCGCCGCCAGCCCGCGCGAGGTCGAGTTCTCCGTCGCCGGCCGCGACTACGCCCTGGCGTCCTCCGCCGGCGTCTTCTCCGCCGCCCGCCTCGACCCCGGCACGGCGGTGCTGCTGCGCAAGGCCGAGCTGCCGTCCGCCGGAACCACCGGCGCCCTGCTCGACCTCGGCTGCGGCTTCGGCCCGATCACCTGCGTGCTCGCCAGCTCCGCGCCGTCGGCGACCGTGTGGGCCGTCGACGTCAACGAACGGGCCCGCGAACTCACCGCGGCCAACGCGGCGCGGGTCGGCGCGGCCGACCGGGTGCGCGTCGCCGCGCCGGACGACGTACCCGCCGATCTGACCTTGGCGGAGATCTGGTCCAACCCCCCGATCCACGTCGGCAAGGACGAGCTGCACGGGATCCTGCTGCGCTGGCTGCCCCGGCTCGCCCCGAACGGCGTCGCCTGGCTGGTGGTGGCCCGCTATCTCGGCGGGGATTCGTTGCAGCGCTGGCTGGTCGAGCAGGGCTGGCAGGTGGGGCGCCACGCCAGCCAGAAGGGCTACCGGGTGCTGCGGGTCACCCGGTAA
- a CDS encoding P1 family peptidase has translation MQEPRRGRDLGIVVGTLPTGPLNAVTDVPGVRVGHTTLVDGDSIRSGVTAIVPDQLTDRRSLPAGLFVGNGHGKMVGSTQVAELGEIETPVVLTATLSTFRAADALVTYMLRQPGRETVESLNPVVAETNDGFLSDIRARPVRAEHVLAALAEARGGLPAEGAVGAGTGTAALGFKAGIGTSSRLATTSRGPVTVGVLVQSNFSGVLQVSGVPIRPEQVGVPTLSRPGRLEHPGNSCVIVVATDGRLDARQLGRVARRAIFAMARVGSDFAGGSGDYALAFSTADTQAPTAPESDLEPVFAAVLEAVEEALLNSLFMARTTVGVNGRVKYAVPHDRMLDLLRAHRVALRT, from the coding sequence GTGCAGGAACCTCGCCGTGGACGGGACCTCGGCATCGTCGTCGGGACGCTGCCGACGGGACCGCTGAACGCCGTCACCGACGTGCCCGGCGTACGGGTGGGCCACACGACGCTGGTCGACGGGGACAGCATCCGCAGCGGGGTGACGGCGATCGTCCCGGACCAGCTGACCGACCGCCGGTCGCTGCCGGCGGGGCTGTTCGTGGGCAACGGGCACGGCAAGATGGTCGGTTCGACCCAGGTTGCCGAGCTGGGCGAGATCGAGACCCCCGTGGTGCTGACCGCGACGCTGTCGACGTTCCGGGCCGCGGACGCGCTGGTCACGTACATGCTCCGGCAGCCGGGCCGGGAGACGGTCGAGTCGCTGAACCCGGTGGTGGCGGAGACCAACGACGGGTTCCTGTCCGACATCCGGGCGCGGCCGGTGCGGGCGGAGCACGTCCTCGCCGCGCTGGCGGAGGCCCGCGGCGGGCTGCCGGCGGAGGGCGCCGTCGGCGCTGGTACGGGCACGGCGGCCCTCGGCTTCAAGGCCGGCATCGGGACGTCCTCGCGGCTCGCCACGACGTCCCGTGGCCCCGTCACCGTCGGTGTGCTGGTGCAGTCCAACTTCTCCGGCGTGCTTCAGGTGTCCGGGGTGCCGATCCGGCCCGAGCAGGTGGGGGTGCCGACCCTGTCGCGCCCCGGCCGGCTCGAGCACCCGGGCAACTCCTGCGTCATCGTGGTCGCCACGGACGGCCGCCTCGACGCGCGGCAGCTGGGTCGCGTCGCCCGCCGGGCCATCTTCGCGATGGCGCGCGTCGGCTCGGACTTCGCCGGGGGCAGCGGCGACTACGCCCTGGCGTTCTCCACCGCCGACACGCAGGCACCGACGGCGCCGGAGTCCGACCTGGAGCCGGTCTTCGCGGCGGTGCTGGAGGCCGTGGAGGAGGCACTGCTGAACTCGCTGTTCATGGCGCGCACCACCGTCGGCGTCAACGGACGCGTCAAGTACGCGGTCCCGCACGACCGGATGCTCGACCTGCTACGGGCCCACCGGGTCGCGCTGCGGACCTGA
- the truA gene encoding tRNA pseudouridine(38-40) synthase TruA produces MDERTRLRLDVAYDGSGFSGWAAQPTRRTVAGVLVETLDLVLGAGTATGLTVAGRTDAGVHASGQVCHVDLPTAVWREHGGRLLRRLARLLPTDVRVRAMAEVPADFDARFSATFRRYEYRVTDAPWGVEPLRRHEILAWPKPLDLAALNAAAAGLVGEHDFAAYCRRKEHATTLREVTRLDWRRDPDGILVATVQADAFCQAMVRSLVGAMLVAGDGRRPVEWPGSLLARRERSSEVTVAPAHGLTLVAVGYPEDPAEYAHRAEATRRLRVPVEG; encoded by the coding sequence GTGGACGAGCGCACCCGGCTGCGGCTGGACGTCGCGTACGACGGGTCGGGCTTCTCCGGCTGGGCCGCCCAGCCCACCCGGCGCACGGTCGCCGGGGTGCTCGTGGAGACCCTCGACCTGGTCCTCGGCGCGGGTACGGCGACCGGCCTGACCGTGGCGGGCCGCACCGACGCCGGGGTGCACGCCAGCGGGCAGGTCTGCCACGTCGACCTGCCGACCGCCGTGTGGCGGGAGCACGGGGGACGGCTGCTGCGCCGACTGGCCCGGCTGCTCCCCACCGACGTCCGGGTACGCGCGATGGCCGAGGTGCCCGCCGACTTCGACGCCCGGTTCTCGGCCACCTTCCGCCGCTACGAGTACCGGGTGACCGACGCGCCGTGGGGCGTCGAGCCGCTGCGCCGGCACGAGATTCTGGCCTGGCCGAAGCCGCTGGACCTGGCCGCGTTGAACGCCGCCGCGGCGGGACTGGTGGGGGAGCACGACTTCGCCGCGTACTGCCGGCGCAAGGAGCACGCCACGACGCTGCGCGAGGTGACCCGGCTGGACTGGCGGCGGGACCCGGACGGGATCCTCGTGGCCACCGTGCAGGCCGACGCGTTCTGCCAGGCGATGGTCCGCAGCCTGGTCGGGGCCATGCTGGTCGCCGGGGACGGGCGCCGGCCGGTCGAGTGGCCGGGCAGCCTGCTGGCCCGCCGGGAACGCTCCAGCGAGGTGACCGTGGCACCGGCGCACGGGCTCACCCTGGTCGCCGTCGGCTACCCCGAGGACCCGGCCGAGTACGCCCACCGCGCCGAGGCGACCCGCCGGCTGCGCGTACCCGTGGAGGGCTGA
- the rplQ gene encoding 50S ribosomal protein L17: protein MPTPTKGPRLGGSPAHERLMLANLATALFQHGKIKTTETKARRLRPLAEQLITKAKRGDLASRRRVLGVVKDKDVVYSLFDQIAPRFATRNGGYTRIVKTGPRKGDNAPMAIIELVEELQVAEPKANKKTAARKAAQQDKVEALAPAEEAPKSNSGDQDAEPPVSASGDTAAAREDSDEAGENDKA from the coding sequence ATGCCCACGCCCACCAAGGGCCCCCGCCTCGGCGGCAGCCCCGCGCACGAGCGGCTGATGCTGGCCAACCTGGCCACTGCGCTGTTCCAGCACGGCAAGATCAAGACCACCGAGACGAAGGCCCGGCGGCTGCGTCCGCTGGCCGAGCAGCTCATCACCAAGGCCAAGCGTGGCGACCTGGCGTCCCGCCGGCGGGTGCTGGGCGTCGTCAAGGACAAGGACGTGGTCTACTCCCTGTTCGACCAGATCGCGCCGCGGTTCGCCACCCGCAACGGTGGCTACACCCGGATCGTGAAGACCGGTCCGCGCAAGGGTGACAACGCGCCGATGGCGATCATCGAGCTTGTCGAGGAGCTTCAGGTCGCCGAGCCGAAGGCGAACAAGAAGACCGCCGCCCGCAAGGCCGCGCAGCAGGACAAGGTCGAGGCGCTCGCCCCGGCCGAGGAGGCCCCGAAGTCGAACTCGGGCGACCAGGACGCCGAGCCGCCCGTGTCGGCGTCCGGCGACACCGCCGCCGCCCGCGAGGACAGCGACGAGGCCGGCGAGAACGACAAGGCCTGA
- a CDS encoding DNA-directed RNA polymerase subunit alpha, translated as MLISQRPTLSEESINETRSRFTIEPLEPGFGYTLGNSLRRTLLSSIPGAAVTSIKIDGVLHEFTTIPGVKEDVVELVMNIKELCVSSEHDEPVSMYLRKQGPGDVTAGDIQPPAGVSVHNPDLKLATLNGKGRLDMELTVERGRGYVTAAQNKQAGAEIGRIPVDSIYSPVLKVTYRVEATRVEQRTDFDRLIIDVETKPSMGPRTALASAGSTLVELFGLARELDETAEGIDIGPSPQDAQLAADLALPIEELDLTVRSYNCLKREGINSVGELIGRTEADLLDIRNFGQKSIDEVKMKLAGMGLGLKDSAPNFDPAHVVDAFGEADYDTDDYRETEQL; from the coding sequence ATGCTCATCAGCCAGCGACCGACTCTCTCCGAGGAGTCGATCAACGAGACCCGGTCCCGGTTCACCATCGAGCCGCTGGAGCCGGGCTTCGGCTACACCCTGGGCAACTCGCTGCGGCGCACGCTGCTGTCGTCGATCCCGGGTGCGGCGGTCACCTCGATCAAGATCGACGGCGTGCTGCACGAGTTCACCACGATCCCCGGTGTCAAGGAGGACGTGGTCGAGCTCGTCATGAACATCAAGGAGCTGTGCGTCAGCTCCGAGCACGACGAGCCGGTCAGCATGTACCTGCGCAAGCAGGGCCCGGGCGACGTGACGGCGGGCGACATCCAGCCGCCGGCCGGTGTCTCGGTGCACAACCCGGACCTGAAGCTCGCCACCCTCAACGGCAAGGGCCGGCTCGACATGGAGCTGACCGTCGAGCGGGGTCGCGGCTACGTCACGGCGGCGCAGAACAAGCAGGCCGGCGCCGAGATCGGCCGGATCCCGGTCGACTCGATCTACTCGCCGGTGCTGAAGGTGACGTACCGCGTCGAGGCGACCCGTGTCGAGCAGCGGACCGACTTCGACCGGCTGATCATCGACGTCGAGACCAAGCCGTCGATGGGCCCGCGTACCGCGCTGGCCTCCGCCGGCTCGACGCTGGTGGAGCTGTTCGGTCTGGCCCGGGAGCTGGACGAGACCGCCGAGGGCATCGACATCGGGCCGTCCCCGCAGGACGCCCAGCTCGCGGCCGACCTGGCGCTGCCGATCGAGGAGCTGGACCTGACCGTCCGCTCCTACAACTGCCTCAAGCGCGAGGGCATCAACTCCGTTGGTGAGCTCATCGGGCGTACCGAGGCCGACCTCCTCGACATCCGCAACTTCGGTCAGAAGTCGATCGACGAGGTCAAGATGAAGCTCGCCGGGATGGGTCTGGGGCTGAAGGACTCGGCCCCGAACTTCGACCCGGCGCACGTCGTGGACGCCTTCGGCGAGGCCGACTACGACACCGACGACTATCGCGAGACCGAGCAGCTCTAG
- the rpsD gene encoding 30S ribosomal protein S4 gives MARYTGADCRRCRREKMKLFLKGSKCDGPKCPFESRPFPPGQHGRGRTKETEYLLQLREKQKARRVYGVLEKQFRGYYEEAVGKKAKTGEVLLQILESRLDNVVYRAGYAKSRDMARQLVKHGHFNVNGKKVDIPSYRVKEHDIIEVRGKSKELTPFIVAQAEAGSKSVPAWLEAIPSQMKVLVHSLPARQVIDTQVQEQLIVELYSK, from the coding sequence ATGGCTCGTTACACCGGTGCTGACTGCCGCCGTTGCCGGCGGGAGAAGATGAAGCTGTTCCTCAAGGGCAGCAAGTGCGATGGCCCGAAGTGCCCGTTCGAGTCCCGGCCGTTCCCGCCCGGGCAGCACGGCCGCGGCCGCACGAAGGAGACGGAGTACCTGCTCCAGCTCCGTGAGAAGCAGAAGGCCCGCCGCGTGTACGGCGTGCTGGAGAAGCAGTTCCGCGGCTACTACGAGGAGGCCGTGGGCAAGAAGGCCAAGACCGGCGAGGTCCTCCTGCAGATCCTCGAGTCGCGGCTGGACAACGTGGTCTACCGGGCCGGCTACGCCAAGTCCCGGGACATGGCCCGCCAGCTCGTCAAGCACGGTCACTTCAACGTGAACGGCAAGAAGGTCGACATCCCGTCGTACCGCGTCAAGGAGCACGACATCATCGAGGTCCGGGGCAAGAGCAAGGAGCTCACCCCGTTCATCGTGGCGCAGGCCGAGGCCGGCTCGAAGTCGGTTCCGGCGTGGCTGGAGGCTATCCCCAGCCAGATGAAGGTGCTCGTGCACTCGCTCCCGGCCCGTCAGGTCATCGACACGCAGGTCCAGGAGCAGCTGATCGTCGAGCTCTACTCCAAGTAG
- the rpsK gene encoding 30S ribosomal protein S11, with product MPPKARAGAAVKKVRRKERKNVAHGQAHIKSTFNNTIVSITDPTGAVISWASSGQVGFKGSRKSTPFAAQLAAEAAARRAMEHGMRKVDVFVKGPGSGRETAIRSLQAAGLEVGQISDVTPQPHNGCRPPKRRRV from the coding sequence ATGCCACCGAAGGCTCGTGCCGGAGCCGCCGTCAAGAAGGTCCGGCGCAAGGAACGCAAGAACGTCGCCCACGGGCAGGCGCACATCAAGAGCACCTTCAACAACACCATCGTGTCGATCACCGACCCGACCGGTGCGGTCATCTCCTGGGCCTCCTCGGGCCAGGTGGGCTTCAAGGGCTCCCGCAAGTCGACCCCGTTCGCCGCGCAGCTGGCCGCCGAGGCCGCCGCGCGTCGGGCCATGGAGCACGGCATGCGCAAGGTCGACGTGTTCGTCAAGGGCCCCGGCTCCGGCCGGGAGACCGCCATCCGTTCGCTGCAGGCAGCCGGGCTCGAGGTCGGACAGATCTCCGACGTCACCCCGCAGCCGCACAACGGGTGCCGTCCGCCCAAGCGTCGTCGGGTCTGA
- the rpsM gene encoding 30S ribosomal protein S13: MARLVGVDLPREKRMEIALTYIFGVGRTRALETLSATGISPDKRVRDLTDEELVQLRNHIEGNYKVEGDLRREVAADIRRKVEIGCYAGIRHRRGLPVRGQRTKTNARTRKGPKRTVAGKKKPGKK, from the coding sequence ATGGCACGTCTAGTCGGCGTCGACCTCCCCCGCGAGAAGCGGATGGAGATCGCGCTCACCTACATCTTCGGCGTGGGTCGCACCCGGGCCCTGGAGACGCTCTCTGCCACCGGCATCTCGCCGGACAAGCGCGTCCGGGACCTCACGGACGAGGAGCTGGTCCAGCTCCGCAACCACATCGAGGGCAACTACAAGGTTGAAGGCGACCTGCGCCGCGAGGTCGCCGCTGACATCCGCCGCAAGGTCGAAATCGGCTGCTACGCCGGCATCCGGCACCGCCGGGGCCTGCCCGTGCGTGGCCAGCGGACCAAGACCAACGCGCGGACCCGCAAGGGCCCGAAGCGGACCGTCGCCGGCAAGAAGAAGCCCGGCAAGAAGTAA
- the rpmJ gene encoding 50S ribosomal protein L36, protein MKVKPSVKRICNKCRVIRRHGRVMVICTDPRHKQRQG, encoded by the coding sequence GTGAAGGTCAAGCCGAGCGTCAAGAGGATCTGCAACAAGTGCCGGGTCATCCGTCGGCACGGCCGGGTCATGGTCATCTGCACCGACCCGCGCCACAAGCAGCGCCAGGGCTGA
- the infA gene encoding translation initiation factor IF-1 yields MPKKDGAIEIEGRVIEPLPNAMFRVELANGHKVLAHISGKMRQHYIRILPEDRVVVELSPYDLTRGRIVYRYK; encoded by the coding sequence ATGCCGAAAAAAGACGGAGCCATCGAGATCGAGGGTCGGGTCATCGAGCCCCTGCCGAACGCCATGTTCCGGGTGGAGCTCGCGAACGGCCACAAGGTGCTGGCTCACATCAGCGGCAAGATGCGGCAGCACTACATCCGCATCCTGCCGGAGGACCGGGTCGTCGTCGAACTCTCGCCGTACGACCTGACCCGCGGGCGCATCGTCTACCGCTACAAGTAA
- a CDS encoding DUF1707 domain-containing protein encodes MQGRDGMRAADADRQAVAERLRVAVDEGRLDLHEYDERLQRAYASRTYGELDALVVDLPVPAVPAASELATRPETVPSPPEAVRSSATSSVTARWLAEVWLPYLRVVAIVVTVWAVTSALSTDLLYFWPVWVAGPWGGVLVVRTVAGLVSGEPRQQAEQRERRRERRRAKRARKRELAAPEEGRQDPVRELPAAEGERQDQERELAAPGEDRRGAERELPAAPPEGRRGGADAEV; translated from the coding sequence ATGCAGGGACGCGACGGGATGCGGGCCGCCGACGCCGACCGCCAGGCGGTGGCGGAGCGGCTGCGGGTGGCCGTCGACGAGGGCCGGCTGGACCTGCACGAGTACGACGAGCGGTTGCAGCGGGCGTACGCCTCGCGCACGTACGGCGAGCTGGACGCGCTGGTGGTCGACCTGCCGGTGCCGGCCGTTCCGGCGGCGTCGGAGCTCGCCACGCGCCCGGAGACCGTCCCGTCGCCGCCGGAGGCTGTCCGGTCGTCGGCGACGTCGTCCGTGACGGCCCGGTGGCTGGCCGAGGTCTGGCTGCCGTACCTGCGGGTGGTCGCGATCGTGGTGACCGTCTGGGCGGTGACGTCCGCGCTCTCCACGGATCTGCTCTACTTCTGGCCCGTCTGGGTGGCCGGGCCGTGGGGAGGGGTGCTCGTGGTGCGCACGGTCGCCGGCCTCGTCAGCGGGGAGCCGCGGCAGCAGGCCGAGCAGCGGGAGCGACGGCGCGAGCGCCGCCGGGCGAAGCGGGCGCGGAAGCGCGAGCTGGCTGCCCCGGAGGAGGGGCGCCAGGACCCGGTGCGGGAACTGCCGGCCGCCGAGGGGGAGCGTCAGGACCAGGAGCGCGAGCTGGCTGCCCCCGGGGAGGACCGCCGCGGGGCGGAGCGGGAGCTGCCGGCGGCTCCGCCGGAAGGCCGGCGCGGCGGGGCCGACGCCGAGGTCTGA
- the map gene encoding type I methionyl aminopeptidase — translation MRRPQLDIQLKTPDQIEKMRAAGLVVAEALRRMREAVAPGVSTADLDAIAESTIREAGAVPSFKGYHGFPASICSSVNEQVVHAIPSAQQVLRDGDLISIDCGAVLDGWHGDAAITVGVGEVEPALLKMAAVAEDAMWAGIAAAARGAASGKGRLTDISHAVEDAVRKGGRYGIVDGYGGHGIGTEMHQDPHVLNHGRPGKGPRLVPGMALAIEPMITMGSPRTVELSDGWTVITRDRSMAVHVEHTMALLPDGVWVLTAPDGGRARLGELVTSRQPADSPAR, via the coding sequence ATGCGTCGTCCCCAGCTGGACATCCAGCTGAAGACCCCTGACCAGATCGAGAAGATGCGGGCCGCCGGGCTGGTGGTCGCCGAGGCGCTGCGTCGGATGCGGGAGGCGGTCGCCCCCGGGGTCAGCACCGCCGACCTGGACGCGATCGCCGAGTCGACCATCCGCGAGGCCGGTGCCGTCCCCTCCTTCAAGGGCTACCACGGCTTTCCCGCGTCGATCTGCTCGTCCGTCAACGAGCAGGTCGTGCACGCCATCCCGTCGGCGCAGCAGGTGCTCCGCGACGGCGACCTGATCTCCATCGACTGCGGTGCGGTGCTCGACGGCTGGCACGGCGACGCCGCCATCACCGTCGGCGTGGGCGAGGTCGAACCGGCGCTGCTGAAGATGGCCGCCGTGGCCGAGGACGCCATGTGGGCGGGCATCGCCGCAGCCGCCCGCGGCGCGGCCAGCGGCAAGGGCCGGCTGACCGACATCTCGCACGCCGTGGAGGACGCGGTCCGCAAGGGCGGGCGGTACGGCATCGTCGACGGCTACGGCGGGCACGGCATCGGCACCGAGATGCACCAGGACCCGCACGTGCTCAACCACGGGCGGCCGGGCAAGGGCCCGCGCCTGGTGCCGGGCATGGCGCTGGCGATCGAGCCGATGATCACGATGGGCTCGCCGCGGACGGTGGAGCTCTCCGACGGCTGGACCGTGATCACCCGGGACCGGTCGATGGCGGTGCACGTCGAGCACACGATGGCGCTGCTCCCGGACGGCGTCTGGGTGCTGACCGCGCCGGACGGCGGGCGCGCCCGCCTGGGCGAGCTGGTCACCTCCCGGCAGCCCGCCGACTCGCCGGCCCGCTGA
- a CDS encoding adenylate kinase produces the protein MRLVLVGPPGAGKGTQAEFIAAHLSVPKISTGDIFRSNVSQGTPLGVEAKRYMDAGELVPDEVTINMVRDRLAEPDASEGFLLDGFPRTTPQAAALDKLLADLGTALDLVLELVVDDDEVIRRLSGRRTCRGCGKIWHVEFDATSREGICDRCGAELFQRDDDKPETIATRLREYADKTAPLVDYYGAQGKLVGIDATGPVEDVTVRAIDALRSYGG, from the coding sequence ATGAGACTCGTTCTGGTTGGCCCGCCGGGGGCGGGCAAGGGCACGCAGGCCGAGTTCATCGCCGCGCACCTCTCGGTTCCGAAGATCTCGACCGGCGACATCTTCCGGTCGAACGTCTCGCAGGGCACCCCGCTCGGCGTCGAGGCGAAGCGCTACATGGACGCCGGCGAGCTGGTGCCCGACGAGGTCACCATCAACATGGTGCGGGACCGGCTCGCCGAGCCGGACGCCTCCGAGGGCTTCCTGCTCGACGGCTTCCCGCGCACGACGCCGCAGGCCGCCGCGCTGGACAAGCTCCTCGCCGACCTGGGCACCGCGCTGGACCTGGTGCTGGAGCTGGTCGTCGACGACGACGAGGTGATCCGGCGGCTCTCCGGTCGGCGTACCTGCCGGGGCTGCGGCAAGATCTGGCACGTCGAGTTCGACGCCACCTCGCGTGAGGGCATCTGCGACCGGTGCGGCGCCGAGCTGTTCCAGCGCGACGACGACAAGCCGGAGACCATCGCCACCCGCCTGCGCGAGTACGCGGACAAGACCGCGCCGCTGGTCGACTACTACGGCGCCCAGGGCAAGCTGGTGGGCATCGACGCCACCGGCCCGGTGGAGGACGTCACCGTCCGCGCCATCGACGCCCTGCGGTCGTACGGCGGCTGA
- the secY gene encoding preprotein translocase subunit SecY has product MLSAFLSAFRTPDLRKKLLFTVGIIAVYRLGATLPSPGVSYGNVQKCIDAMENGSTGVMNLLNLFSGGALLQLSVFALGIMPYITASIILQLLTVVIPRLEQLRKEGQAGQAKITQYTRYLTLGLGVLQASAFVALARSGQLFNNQCDQFPIIPEGTGIPDWLTLSLLVMTMTAGTGVVMWLGELITDRGVGNGMSVLIFTSIAARLPSEGWQIKQTGGWGKFLLVIALVLVVITAVTFIEQAQRRIPVQYAKRMIGRRMYGGTSTYIPLKVNQAGVIPVIFGSSLLYLPQLALQFFDQNNPGKTQAWIQNNLVDPTSPIYIAVYFLLIIFFTYFYVSITFNPTEVADNMKKYGGFVPGIRPGKPTADYLDFILSRITLPGALYLGIISILPNFFFIWLDKQQYLNFPFGGTAVLIMVGVGLETTKQIESQLMQRNYEGFLR; this is encoded by the coding sequence TTGCTGTCCGCCTTTCTCAGTGCGTTCCGTACGCCTGACCTGCGCAAGAAGCTGCTGTTCACAGTAGGCATCATCGCGGTCTACCGGCTCGGGGCGACGCTGCCCAGCCCGGGCGTCTCGTACGGCAACGTCCAGAAGTGCATCGACGCCATGGAGAACGGCTCCACGGGCGTGATGAACCTGCTCAACCTCTTCTCCGGCGGCGCGCTGCTGCAGCTCTCGGTCTTCGCGCTGGGCATCATGCCCTACATCACAGCGTCGATCATCCTGCAGCTGCTGACCGTGGTGATCCCCCGGCTGGAGCAGCTCCGCAAGGAGGGCCAGGCCGGCCAGGCGAAGATCACCCAGTACACCCGCTACCTGACCCTGGGCCTGGGTGTCCTCCAGGCGTCGGCGTTCGTGGCGCTGGCCCGCTCCGGGCAGCTCTTCAACAACCAGTGCGACCAGTTCCCGATCATCCCCGAGGGGACCGGCATCCCGGACTGGCTGACGCTGAGCCTCCTGGTCATGACGATGACCGCCGGCACCGGCGTGGTGATGTGGCTCGGTGAGCTGATCACCGACCGGGGCGTCGGCAACGGCATGTCCGTCCTGATCTTCACCTCGATCGCCGCCCGGCTCCCCAGCGAGGGCTGGCAGATCAAGCAGACCGGTGGCTGGGGCAAGTTCCTGCTCGTCATCGCGCTGGTCCTGGTGGTCATCACCGCCGTCACCTTCATCGAGCAGGCGCAGCGCCGGATCCCGGTGCAGTACGCCAAGCGCATGATCGGCCGGCGGATGTACGGCGGCACCTCGACCTACATCCCGCTGAAGGTCAACCAGGCGGGTGTCATCCCCGTCATCTTCGGTTCCTCGCTGCTCTACCTGCCCCAGCTGGCGCTGCAGTTCTTCGACCAGAACAACCCGGGCAAGACGCAGGCGTGGATCCAGAACAACCTGGTGGACCCGACCAGCCCGATCTACATCGCGGTCTACTTCCTGCTGATCATCTTCTTCACGTACTTCTACGTCTCGATCACGTTCAACCCGACCGAGGTCGCGGACAACATGAAGAAGTACGGCGGCTTCGTGCCGGGTATCCGCCCCGGCAAGCCGACCGCCGACTACCTCGACTTCATCCTCAGCCGGATCACGCTGCCGGGCGCCCTCTACCTGGGCATCATCTCGATCCTGCCGAACTTCTTCTTCATCTGGCTGGACAAGCAGCAGTACCTGAACTTCCCGTTCGGCGGCACCGCTGTGCTGATCATGGTCGGCGTCGGTCTGGAGACCACGAAGCAGATCGAGAGCCAACTCATGCAGCGGAACTACGAAGGGTTCCTGCGGTAG
- the rplO gene encoding 50S ribosomal protein L15 — protein MTIKVHHLRPAPGAKTAKTRVGRGEGSKGKTAGRGTKGSKARKNISAAFEGGQMPIHMRLPKMKGFKNKFKVVFQVVNLDRLAELFPNGGQVGPLELVEAGAVRKGHPVKVLGTGDLGGVALQVSAHAFSASAKEKITAAGGSVTEL, from the coding sequence ATGACGATCAAGGTCCACCACCTGCGCCCGGCGCCCGGTGCCAAGACCGCGAAGACCCGCGTGGGTCGCGGTGAGGGCTCCAAGGGCAAGACCGCCGGTCGCGGTACCAAGGGCTCCAAGGCCCGTAAGAACATCTCGGCGGCGTTCGAGGGTGGGCAGATGCCCATCCACATGCGCCTGCCGAAGATGAAGGGCTTCAAGAACAAGTTCAAGGTGGTCTTCCAGGTGGTCAACCTGGACCGGCTCGCCGAGCTGTTCCCGAACGGCGGCCAGGTCGGCCCGCTCGAGCTGGTCGAGGCCGGCGCGGTCCGTAAGGGCCACCCGGTCAAGGTCCTCGGCACCGGGGACCTGGGCGGGGTCGCTCTCCAGGTGTCGGCGCACGCGTTCAGCGCGTCGGCCAAGGAGAAGATCACCGCCGCCGGTGGCTCCGTCACCGAGCTGTAA
- the rpmD gene encoding 50S ribosomal protein L30 gives MARLKVTQVRSGIGTKQNQRDSLRSLGLKRINDVVVKEDRPEIRGMIFTVNHLVKVEEVE, from the coding sequence ATGGCTCGCCTGAAGGTCACCCAGGTCCGGTCCGGGATCGGGACCAAGCAGAACCAGCGTGACTCGCTGCGTTCGCTCGGTCTCAAGCGGATCAACGACGTGGTGGTCAAGGAGGACCGTCCGGAGATCCGCGGCATGATCTTCACGGTCAACCACCTCGTGAAGGTCGAGGAGGTCGAGTAA